The DNA region CTCTGTTATTGATCTAAGATCAGTGACTGACTTCAGATTAGGAAGACCAAGAAGGGACTGTCAAATAATCAAGTTTACTAGCTCAGTTTACAGTGAAAAAAACTGCTTGGTATTTCACCAAGATAGAATGAGTTTTGAGACTAATAGTTATATATAATACTCATGGTAAAGTCTGGATAATACTGAACTTTGAACATTTAGTAGATAAATAAAATCATCTTACTGTGTGGCATAAGATACGTAACAGATTACATAAAAGGACCAACTATAGAAGTCAATGCTCTGTAAGGAAGGATTTTAACCTGTTCACTGAaatattctgtgggtttttaaaaatggaaaatgaggaAACATGTCAAAGGTCTGTCCAAGAATTCATTAGAATTTAAATTAGCAGAACACGCTTTTCAGTTAAACCTTTACGATGAAAACCATGGATACTGCACCAGTAAAATATTCTGCCACATATTGAAATATTTGTAGTGTGGCTAACAATATAGGCTCAGATAGTCTCTGACATTTCtaagaaaaacagtttaaaataaaattctggctACATTTGTTGGTCTTTGATGTTATAAAACTGCTTATTTTATGATCTGACTAAATCTTGGGGTAAAGAAATTAGTCTTTGTGCTTAatagacatacacacacttaCGCAGTTCACCAGCTGCATTTCGTCCACCAACTGCATACAAGTATCCTTTGAGGGCACTGAGGTGGAAGAAGGTGCGCTTTTCATTTAGAGATGCAACTTGCATCCACTTATTGTATCGTGGATCAAATCTGAAGACTGTATCAACTGCCgtttttccttttgtgtcatAATTGCTCTGTCCTCCAACGACGTAGAGGAAATTTCCAATGACGGCAATGCCATGCTGGTACCTCGGGGCATCCATGGGGGCTAAGGACTTCCACTCATGGGCCTTTTCATCATACATGCGCAATTCCTTGCTGACAACCAGCTGCTGCCTCAGCACTCCTCCTAGTGTAACCAAATGAGTGGTGTCAGACCGAATggcagtcctgtctgactgcaTAACTGGCTGCATATATGGCATCATTTGGTAATTGCTGGCTTCCAAAAGGAGATTCACACACGTATTGTCAGTTCTCATGAAATCCACGGTTTGCACATAATTAATGAGCTCCTGCGGTGTCATCAGTGGAAATCGTATGTTCTTCATTAACTTTGCAGCAAAGTCCATCCGAGGCTCTTCCAGGCGTAGCCAGCGACAGGTAGCCTTAAAGAGCTCAAGTTCAGTGCAATGCTTAAGGCTGTTACTGGAAAGCACAAAGGCAAGACGTTCAAAAGGGAGTTTCAAGAACTCCCCGGTGCTCAGCAACgcaggaaaattcttcaagacaaaACTGTTAACATATTTATCCACTTCTGTCAGATTGTAGGTGTTGGCAATCCGCCCAACTTCGACACAATTGTCTAAAGTGACCTATTAAGccgatccaaaaaaaaaaaaaaaattaaaacccaaatACTTTCATGGCACTCATACCTGGATATATAAATACTTGCTCTAGAATAAGAGTAAATATGCTTTTCACTGTCCATATAGATGAAAATTAAGATTCTTTTTTCCCTATATTAAGTacttaaaaagaattcacaaaCCACTCTTGCCTAATCAATAGAAAGGAGACTAAAAGAAAATGCTTGTTCAGAGTCAGTAGATGGAAAGTTACTCTAAGAAACAATGGTATAACTTGACTGTGGCcaacataattattttctttcctcaaaaatGTGTCCTCACCACTACCCTGCAAATACTAAGAAAGTTCTGGCCAGATGGAAGTTCTGCAAAAATAGAAAGCTATTCTATAATGAATCATCTCAATTCACTTTTCAGTCATGATTCTTAAAAGCAACTCAGCTAGCAGATCCACAAACAGAAAAGCTCTAGTACCTGATCCCTAAATTTCTCTTTCATGTCAACAGGCATCATTCATCACTATCATTCATTTTGATTCCTTCAAAAGTTATTGCTTATAGTGAAGATAATTTAATAGGGCCATTATTCCTAGGGTGAgtttattttccatattatttatGTAGAAATAGAAACAAGGGAATCACTTTCTTGAGGAATGGAATGGGTGTTTTTGCATCAAATTATTCATGTAGTTTAGTTTCCAGTAAGTATGCTGATGGCTGGCACCACAGTTTTCCTTAGCTACTCTCTTACTCTCAGCATACTCCAGCACTGCCTGGAGTCCACAGTAGCTCCCCAAATCTCCCCAGCACAGAATAAAATACACCAAAAGCAGAAgtcatgaaaaggagagaagctacAGAGAGGCCCATCTTTGGCAGGAAGTCTTTTCAATGTTCTAAGGGCTAACTAGTCAAAAGTGAAAATTAGGAAAGTCATATCAGCAAATATGTAAAGCATAAATCACAAAAACAAGCCTGCCATACAAATCTCTTTgtgattgtatgtgtgtgtgtgtatgtacaaacATAGAGACAAGTCACAGGCAAAGGACTCATAggttttttttgcttaattttgtcAGGGTGTGTGTTCACAAATGTCACATAAAGCTCACTGACGCCACTGTATTGTTAACCAACTGGCAGATGGTTAAGAGAAAATTGGCTGATCCTTCTATCATCTTGTCATTGAAAAGCTGAAATGAGATGAAAATCATGACTCCTCTGCATAAAGCCACAGCCCAGTTATGACATAATACCACTGAAAGTTTGAAggccaacacatacacacacatgttgcTATTTTCATAGATTATTACTCAAGAAGAATTTGAACTCTTTTAGGCACTGATTTGCTGCACAAAAATCATCAACAATTTAAAATAGTTGCTATACTTAATacctatgtatttaaaaatacctaaaataaattGTAACATAAGAGGaccaggaaaaataaatgaacaacttATGGGCCTTTTCAAACACACAGTTTAATACTATTCGATAACTTCGTTAATAAAAAGTACACTTTAATCCACTTTAGGAGTGGCAGGTTGGTGTCTGACACAATTTTAAAGTTGTGTAAATAAAGTTACAATTAATACCTCATTGCCCAAATCACCCCAGGTGGAAGGGATTCCTGTTTGGGGTAACAGACCTACTTTATGGGGTAAGACATAGTCCTTCCCCAAAGCAagagtcattttcatttttgaagatgTTTGCTAATATGGATAAGCAAACACTGATGAAAGCACAAATATATTTCCTGAGTATGCAGATTCTTATCATCATTGATATGATtgattacaaataaaaaaattaaaacatcaaagactatattttaaatgggcaaaataatAGCATTGGCTGTTAGTCaccaaaattaattataaatttatagtaTATTAATATAAACTGAGATTAAAGATTAGAAACCAATCTGTGTAATTCAGAACTGGGATCAAGATATTcagttccttcctcttttccttcttcagtatTATTCAATAaggaaacagtttttaaaacaacAGGATAAAAAAAAACTACCTTGTATTTAAGGGCATTTTGAAAATCCCTTCTATATATCAGATATATAGATTCTCAGGACTGGGAAAACCTTGACAGATTGCCTAGCTAATATAGCTAGCTGCCTactctttccttaaaaaagaGCACCAGAGAATGGTATTTCATAACCTTCTGAATAGTCATCTTCTTGATAGAAGGACTAAGTATTTTCTACAGCTCATGTACCATAGCTACCACACTGTGGGTATATAACAAAGGTTAAATGCAATGATTatcagcaatttaaaaattaaagatgtgaTGATAGATACAAGTAAAAATAGAATATCTGCTGAATTAACACAGCAGATTACTAGagtcttattaattttaaaatgagactcagataagaaaatatgtaacaggaaattaatttttatgaagtgcATGCAATCAAAGCTAAAAAATTAATTGTAGACTATAGGGACTGTAGAAGCACAGTGTAGAATAACAGTTAATATAAGCAGATCAAAAATGATGGAATAACGGCAAACAAGTTTTGGAAAAATACAGGATTATTCAATTATAGCTCATTGTAATCCATTCTCAGTCATGATATTTAAAAGTGCTTTAGCTAGCATAGTCCCAAACATTTAACCTTAGACATTACAAAATAATGAATATGTGCAGTAACATAATATATAATGCAATTCAGGTAcagaatacatttgaaaaatgtaaaatatgaatttaaagtgTATTAAAGAAAACCTCATAAGCAGAAAGAACTCTAATTTCATCTGAATATATACCCTGGCCAAAATTCCAAAGAAGAGTTGTTACAGAAGTTAAGCCAGGTAATTATATTAGAGTTTTAAAGGATAGAGAagcaaaaaaggacaaaatttcTCAACTTCTTATGAGAACCaacagtgttattttaaaaaacaatcaagtacacatttaagtttcctttatataatttataaattattctatTGTAATCGAACAACCTTCATGGTCATCCTAAAGGCAATTCTAAGCATCATGATTTTCAATTGTCATTAACATACTGGTACTTATTGCTGCAATATTAAGTTGTTCAAATCACATCTGATGTACCTAATACTGTGATTAacataatttgatattttaatgatAGGTTTCATCAGTAATCTGTGATGTTACATTGTTGAAGTTCAGTGTCTTACACAAATAAATttccatttaggaaaaaaaaagcaaatgactaTCTGCTTTTGTCCACTCAAGGGAAGAGCAAACACTAAGAAATTCACTGGTAAatcgggggaggggggcggggggcggcgctCTTCAGACATTCAATGTACCAAATTCTCTTTGGTGCTATCTAGTTTATTAAAATGACACCCTGACTTCAAGTACAACCAATGCAAAGAGAGAAAGCACGTTCATAGAAAAAGACTGGGAAGTAGTCAAACAAGCTTCTTTGAGGGATACAGGACATAATAGGTATCTTCTCCCAAGCTTCCTTCCACAGGTGAGAATACCACAGGACACAAGGAAGGGGCCTTTTGGTAAGAAGAACAAAGGGATGATAAGAAAACTAAAACCTTTCTCGCCCGGTCTTGTTTCTCTTCAGATGACTGACACCATTTGAGGTGAATTGTGAGGGTGTGTCCAGCTTGGGGAATCccattttcttattcctttgcACTTTGAATGCACTTGCCCTGGTGGATGCAATAGTAGTTATCATAATGGTCTTTGGGGGGATGAGTTGGTTTAGGTCCAGGCTGAGGCTCTTCTTCCCCTACAGAATCCCAGATGGGCAAGAATGGGCTGATTAAAGTTATATGCAGGGGTGATATTCAGAATATTTGAGTACCAACTAATCAGAACAGATGCTCAGCCATAAACAACTGGTATCTGGCTACTACTTGCTGAGTATCAGCCttgacaagaagaaaaacaagactggTTTAATGGGGAGAGAAACAgttttgattcattttaaaattacccataaaattttttctctaatttGCATTGAGCCTCccccaaagcaaaaacattacCTGGAAAGACATGTTAATTAAGCTTAATGGGTAAATCCAGTCtttatgaaagaaagaatgcCAAATGCATGTACTATACAGGAAATCCTTACATCAAAAAGAACATTCTTTCCCAAAAagaacattccttaaaaaaacatcCGTGCTGCTGCTATGGTCACATAATAGCAgaagaagctgtcttttccaATAACTTCCTCTGATTCCCTTCATTGTTCCCTTAGAGAATTCCTCTGGTCTCCAACAAATGTGCCTCTCTtgttttccactgtctcccactcttcatgaccccagtCACCTCAataaatttctgaaataaatttcattGTGAGTTCCCCAACCCAATCAGTGACAATAAATGTACAGGTGGAACCAATGATAGATctgtatcaagaaaaaaaaaaaacttaaaaaataatgagtttaAAGAAAGCACACCGAGTCTAAAGCACAGAGCAGTTTCATTCTCTGATTAGATATGcttttatgtaaaaagaaaatgatttcttgCTCACCTTCATCCTGCTCTGTTTACTCTGCATAACTGTAAacttaaatttcaattttttccagtTCAATTACAAATTGTTCTGTTTCAGTAACCTGATATTAAATTGGGTTTTACGGGCTAGCCTGTAATCCTCCATAATAGTAATACTGTGGGGAAAATGCTAGATGGTACAATTTCCAAACAGcaaacaaatgataaaaaatttGACTACAACTTGTTTGTAAATCAGGGGATGGCCATATGGAATTTAGCATGCTGTAGTTATGCAATGTCATAAGGACAAAAGCTAATGTAGTTTTTGTAGGTATGTAGCGAAGAAACAAGGGTAATTTTCTATTATGTCCAtgataaatgataatatttttagttttacagAAAATTTTACAACTCTACGTTATATCCTTCACTGTcatccttctgttttcttttcacagtCCTCTTATAACTACCAAGAAAATAGCATAGCAAGAACAAAATTAGGGTCTATAGGTCTTATAGGCCCTACTACTAGTTACAACTCTAAGAGAAAAGTATTGCTGCAAAAGAAGGCAAAGCTCAGAGTGGAGGGTTCTTGTTCTACTGAGCGTGATGCTCCCTTACAGAGAATGGATGTCTAACCCACCAAAGGCAAATGGGGCTTTATCACTGTATTTGGGGTTTGGGGGGTATTTTTAGCAATAGAGTTGtgcattatatttttttaattttattggagtatagttgatttataatgttgtgttagtttctgctgtacagcaaagtgaatcagttatacatatacatatgtccactttttttagattctattcccatatccGTTATTACaaagtgttgagtagagttccctgtgctagacagtaggttctttttatttattttatgtgtagtagtgtgtatatgccaattattattgtatttaacACTATCATTCAAAATTAACATATAAAGGTTTCGTGGATGATATGCTGACTCATCTTCTATATACCACTGCTCCTCTTCATCCACACAAGTGGTTAAGAATGGATAGAAAAGAATTGTGTTCAAAgctaatttttctttccaaaaattcaAACCCAAGAAGTGTTTTGGTTATACGAACTATAATCATACTATATCATTAAGAACACAAATCTATTTCCTCAATACAGTTGGGTTAAGTACACGATTGCGAgactgttatatttttaaattataattaaattataataactGAGTCTGtgggaaaatggaaaacatatttacctttgaaaaatatttatattatcttGAAACTTTCAGTTCTTATAAATAGGAAAGGTACCCACGGCTACTGTTTTTCCTGATTTACTTGATTGCTGAGAAGATAATAGAGTAAAGCCTAAATATTTAACTAAGATATGGAATGCATGAAAGAAGGATAAAGGAAAAGTTAGATTTTATATAATCCATAAACTAATAATCCACCAACTTTTCTCAAAAATTACCATGGACTTTGAGAGGGAAGATTTTCAATGTAAAATCACACAGACATATCCTAAGCAAACAAGATGAAAGATAAGAAATAGCATGGTACTAAGAAAAAACTCATAGgcaagaatgttttaaaatgggAGTAAACTATACTCTAAGTAAGCTTTGTCAGAGACATGTCTCTTCTCCTTTAGAAATGGGCTTTAGGATCTCTGCAGAGATACTCAAAATGAAGATTATAATCTTTAAGACAATATTaagtgtttataaaaataaagatattttcaaaaggGTAAAAACATACAGTTATAATAAATGCTTCAAGGAAGTTAAGGAACCAACATTCTAATTACAGGAAATTTGTCAAATATTGCAAATTTGCTATGATATCATCTTGAAATAAATGTGCTTTAAATAGACTCATCCAGAACAAActtattttctaattctgttattttgagaaatgcatatttttataacttcataAATCATGCTTTACCCAGTTTGGTTCTTTTCATTTAGACTAAGGAACTGAACACAAGTATCTCAAGTGATAAGTACTGAACTTGAATAATAGACAATTGGTACTAGGTCAACAGTGTCTGTAGTTACTGATTAGTTTCAAGGAAATCACGACACTGTACCTAATTTGCCTCAGGACAACCACATGTTGCTAAGATCAGTGTAAATAAATGTTAAGAGTTTATAAATGTAAGTATTAAGTGCTATTAATTTAAGGGTCTCAACTAAAATGAGGCACTGTCCAAAGGAAGTGGGTGACTATAAGTAGCTCAGTGGCTGGTTGTCGTATGTGTCCTCTGTTATCTATTAAAATATGCTGTAAACAACTCGTAGGGGATGTGTTGCCATGGAATCAAGAAAATTTACACATAGGTGTCAGTTCTTCTCAAGATCTAGGTCCaatatttaaaggaagaaaaataaaatgacttgagTGTATCTTAAAAGACTTCTAGAACCTCAGATGACTTTCCCACAGAACTCCATTTAAAAAACCTGCTTGTATAAAATCATTAAGTGGAATAAAActggattaaaataaataacattatcaAACATGTTAAGGATTTTATTGCTATCAAATCCTTTTACTGTCTAATGTCATTGGATGAcacagaggcttttttttttttttcatttatttttattagttggaggctaattactttacatcattgcagtggtttttgtcatacactgaaatgaattagccatggatttacatatattccccatcccggtcccccctcccacctccctctccacctgatccctctgggtcttcccagtgcaccaggcccgagcacttgtctcatgcacccaacctgggctggtgatctgtttcaccctagataatatacatgtttcgatgctgttctcttgaaacaatcccaccctcgccttctcccagagtccacaagtctgttctatacatctgagtctctttttctgttttgcatatagggttatcgttaccatctttctaaattccatatatatgtgttagtatactgtaatggtctttatctttctggcttacttcgctgtgtataatgggctccagtttcatccatctcattagaattgattcaaatgaattctttttaatggctgagtaatattccatggtgtatatgtaccatggtaCACCAGAGactttttttaaatggttctattttataaaaatgcaactgCACTGTTTTCTCCTGAACCTGCTTCCAAGCCATACTCTAGATGACACCTCTCTCTAAAGGCCAGTTTCAGACCACAATACTATCCATTGCAGGAAAAGATTTGATTTGAAAATGTCTTACCCCAGATATGAGAAATACTTTGCAGAAGTCCAAAACCGGCAGAATCTGTAGAAAACTGGCAGCTTCCAGTGTGTCTTGAAGGTTGTCCATATTAAGAGAAAGCTTTGCAGTGTAAATGAAGTCAATAATTTTCCTTAAACCGACTTTGCTCACACCATGAAGCTTAATGCACATTA from Odocoileus virginianus isolate 20LAN1187 ecotype Illinois unplaced genomic scaffold, Ovbor_1.2 Unplaced_Scaffold_1, whole genome shotgun sequence includes:
- the KLHL13 gene encoding kelch-like protein 13 isoform X5, whose product is MDHLHRGESIAAILRNRSLVEEEDQHMKLSLGSSEMGLSSHLQSSKAGTTRIFTSNTHSSVVLQGFDQLRLEGLLCDVTLMPGDTDDAFPVHRVMMASASDYFKAMFTGGMKEQDLMCIKLHGVSKVGLRKIIDFIYTAKLSLNMDNLQDTLEAASFLQILPVLDFCKVFLISGVTLDNCVEVGRIANTYNLTEVDKYVNSFVLKNFPALLSTGEFLKLPFERLAFVLSSNSLKHCTELELFKATCRWLRLEEPRMDFAAKLMKNIRFPLMTPQELINYVQTVDFMRTDNTCVNLLLEASNYQMMPYMQPVMQSDRTAIRSDTTHLVTLGGVLRQQLVVSKELRMYDEKAHEWKSLAPMDAPRYQHGIAVIGNFLYVVGGQSNYDTKGKTAVDTVFRFDPRYNKWMQVASLNEKRTFFHLSALKGYLYAVGGRNAAGELPTVECYNPRTNEWTYVAKMSEPHYGHAGTVYGGVMYISGGITHDTFQKELMCFDPDTDKWIQKAPMTTVRGLHCMCTVGERLYVIGGNHFRGTSDYDDVLSCEYYSPILDQWTPIAAMLRGQSDVGVAVFENKIYVVGGYSWNNRCMVEIVQKYDPDKDEWHKVFDLPESLGGIRACTLTVFPPEETTPSPSRESPLSAP
- the KLHL13 gene encoding kelch-like protein 13 isoform X6 — encoded protein: MKLSLGSSEMGLSSHLQSSKAGTTRIFTSNTHSSVVLQGFDQLRLEGLLCDVTLMPGDTDDAFPVHRVMMASASDYFKAMFTGGMKEQDLMCIKLHGVSKVGLRKIIDFIYTAKLSLNMDNLQDTLEAASFLQILPVLDFCKVFLISGVTLDNCVEVGRIANTYNLTEVDKYVNSFVLKNFPALLSTGEFLKLPFERLAFVLSSNSLKHCTELELFKATCRWLRLEEPRMDFAAKLMKNIRFPLMTPQELINYVQTVDFMRTDNTCVNLLLEASNYQMMPYMQPVMQSDRTAIRSDTTHLVTLGGVLRQQLVVSKELRMYDEKAHEWKSLAPMDAPRYQHGIAVIGNFLYVVGGQSNYDTKGKTAVDTVFRFDPRYNKWMQVASLNEKRTFFHLSALKGYLYAVGGRNAAGELPTVECYNPRTNEWTYVAKMSEPHYGHAGTVYGGVMYISGGITHDTFQKELMCFDPDTDKWIQKAPMTTVRGLHCMCTVGERLYVIGGNHFRGTSDYDDVLSCEYYSPILDQWTPIAAMLRGQSDVGVAVFENKIYVVGGYSWNNRCMVEIVQKYDPDKDEWHKVFDLPESLGGIRACTLTVFPPEETTPSPSRESPLSAP